One genomic segment of Hydrocarboniclastica marina includes these proteins:
- a CDS encoding choice-of-anchor D domain-containing protein, whose product MNPINFRSNGGRLRSAIAATALIAASGAASAEPVNLVLNYTCPFPLIGNQAVVADISADLPSTIEAGTPTGDVPIDVIATVAENAKTGLGLVGAVSVEGTAESNVEAVLPTQTLPLTVLLDIPFTEIPVDEPGTFDVPAFGVQDSLTFGEEDIGTGEIQVEGLTLNMTSRTADGSVAPAPIGEFTAVCTLDPGQNNVLQTFEITGTGDPDEPQDISVDPESVDFGNVQAGLTEEATVTVSNAGDLPLGINGITIDGADASAFSQSSDCSVVNAGESCAVTVTYFPSGEGAQSATLTIESDDPDEQFSDVALSGSSTAVPVPEIVVEDEVNFGTVLPGETTSQDIVIGNAGTESLTINGIEVSGGDASVFTIGANDCTTVAPDASCSVTVTFAPQTVGALSSTLVIASNDADSPSEVALLGTGDDPGQTVVDFLMDIEGSTTIAASDSTLPLSGTIDAALDIATGMYTADLALDDTQATVQISRLFSKLKATAQVEFEQVGQTTGTLQDGVLTSESTMYISVPKVTVKLFGFPIKIGGGDECRTMDAVNISLQSPEGEQFAPLEGGILAGEYDLPPLENCGPLTGVLNHFLSGDGNTIQLGLTPIL is encoded by the coding sequence ATGAACCCGATTAATTTCAGATCTAACGGAGGTAGGCTTCGGTCGGCAATTGCAGCGACAGCTTTGATCGCTGCCAGCGGCGCTGCTTCAGCCGAACCAGTCAACCTCGTACTGAACTACACCTGCCCGTTCCCGCTGATCGGGAACCAGGCGGTCGTAGCTGACATTTCCGCTGACCTGCCGTCGACTATCGAAGCGGGGACCCCTACTGGTGATGTACCCATCGACGTAATCGCAACTGTTGCAGAAAACGCGAAGACCGGCCTTGGTCTGGTTGGCGCCGTTTCAGTGGAAGGCACGGCGGAGTCCAATGTAGAAGCCGTACTTCCTACACAAACTCTGCCGCTTACTGTTCTTCTCGATATCCCGTTTACCGAAATTCCTGTGGATGAGCCTGGCACTTTTGACGTGCCGGCGTTCGGCGTGCAGGATTCTCTTACGTTTGGCGAAGAAGACATAGGTACAGGCGAGATCCAAGTCGAAGGCCTGACCCTGAATATGACCTCCCGTACTGCAGACGGTAGCGTGGCGCCAGCGCCTATTGGTGAGTTCACCGCGGTCTGTACGCTTGATCCCGGGCAGAACAATGTTCTTCAGACGTTCGAGATCACCGGTACAGGTGATCCTGATGAGCCGCAAGATATCAGCGTTGATCCGGAATCGGTCGACTTCGGTAACGTCCAGGCTGGCCTGACCGAAGAAGCCACTGTTACTGTTTCCAATGCAGGCGACCTGCCGCTAGGCATTAACGGGATCACTATCGACGGCGCTGACGCTAGCGCGTTCTCCCAGTCCAGCGACTGTTCTGTTGTGAACGCTGGCGAAAGCTGTGCGGTTACCGTGACCTATTTCCCGAGCGGTGAAGGTGCACAGAGTGCGACCCTGACCATCGAATCTGACGACCCTGACGAGCAATTCTCCGATGTTGCGTTGAGCGGCAGCAGCACTGCGGTTCCGGTACCGGAAATCGTTGTTGAGGATGAGGTCAACTTCGGCACGGTACTGCCGGGCGAAACCACTTCCCAGGATATCGTTATTGGCAACGCAGGTACTGAATCGCTGACCATTAACGGCATCGAAGTGAGTGGTGGTGACGCCAGTGTCTTCACGATCGGCGCTAACGACTGTACAACCGTCGCGCCGGACGCAAGCTGTTCCGTGACTGTAACCTTTGCGCCTCAGACTGTCGGTGCCCTGAGCTCGACGCTCGTCATTGCCTCCAATGACGCCGACAGCCCAAGCGAAGTGGCGTTGCTGGGTACCGGTGACGATCCCGGCCAGACCGTTGTTGACTTCCTGATGGATATCGAGGGCAGCACGACCATTGCAGCCTCTGATAGCACACTGCCTCTGAGCGGCACTATTGACGCTGCGCTTGACATCGCTACCGGCATGTATACCGCTGATCTGGCACTTGACGACACCCAGGCAACCGTCCAGATTTCCCGGCTGTTCAGCAAGCTGAAGGCGACTGCCCAGGTTGAGTTTGAGCAGGTAGGCCAGACAACAGGCACGCTTCAGGACGGCGTACTGACGTCCGAGTCCACCATGTACATCAGCGTGCCGAAAGTGACGGTCAAGCTGTTTGGCTTCCCGATCAAGATCGGTGGAGGCGACGAATGCCGTACAATGGACGCGGTGAACATCAGCCTGCAGTCTCCTGAAGGCGAGCAGTTCGCGCCGCTGGAAGGCGGCATCCTGGCCGGCGAATATGATCTGCCACCCCTTGAGAATTGCGGCCCGCTGACCGGCGTGCTCAACCACTTCTTGTCGGGAGATGGCAACACCATCCAGCTGGGGTTAACTCCGATCCTCTAA